The following coding sequences are from one Hippopotamus amphibius kiboko isolate mHipAmp2 chromosome 9, mHipAmp2.hap2, whole genome shotgun sequence window:
- the LOC130829336 gene encoding calmodulin-1-like, with translation MADQLTEEQIAEFKEAFSLFDKDGDGTITTKELGTVMRSLGQNPTEAELQDMINEVDADGNGTIDFPEFLTMMARKMKDTDSEEEIREAFRVFDKDGNGYISAAELRHVMTNLGEKLTDEEADEMIREADIDGDGQVNYEEFVQMMTAK, from the coding sequence ATGGCTGACCAACTGACTGAAGAGCAGATTGCAGAATTCAAAGAAGCTTTTTCACTATTTGACAAGGATGGTGATGGAACTATAACAACTAAGGAATTGGGAACTGTAATGAGGTCTCTTGGGCAGAATCCCACAGAAGCAGAGTTACAGGACATGATTAATGAAGTAGATGCTGATGGTAATGGCACAATTGACTTCCCTGAATTTCTGACAATGATGGcgagaaaaatgaaagacacagaCAGTGAAGAAGAAATTAGAGAAGCATTCCGTGTGTTTGATAAGGATGGTAATGGCTATATTAGTGCAGCAGAGCTCCGCCATGTGATGACAAACCTTGGAGAGAAGTTAACAGATGAAGAGGCTGATGAAATGATCAGGGAAGCAGATATTGACGGTGATGGTCAAGTAAACTATGAAGAGTTTGTACAAATGATGACAGCAAAGTGA